Proteins encoded by one window of Cloeon dipterum chromosome 4, ieCloDipt1.1, whole genome shotgun sequence:
- the LOC135943786 gene encoding putative ankyrin repeat protein RF_0381 — MNNIKVEKDLPENSNTSRKRQHETEPQTPREKKKLTLDEQYEKLIKIKLRFVEENKGEIPALHFAARVSDVDVCRRLVEQGADVNEKYGVRGATPLHYAAMNASHGEGLIDYFLAKGCDIDTEDALHDKAIKYALRVENFKLAMRMHKLSEKRKACEFGDLEMCKWLLEEAKIDVNKVDMKDQVLGKAARNRKNEAKEAEELFKRVADTKIKIEGNSLLHHCFSKTLLSLDAAKFVHEKDGDLINEINEDGNKILHLAARNVNVEMCQWLVDQGQDINAVNKQTFANFLHYAAQNRFFGDSIIQEFGHNLRGIVNQIDENVYTPLHYAILNERQHDKVAEALLELGADLRVKRKGNNFLHFCIYMGKLESAKFVHAEDKNLMKQRGEEGKTTLHIAVEHFDEEICAWLVKEGCDPRELTVGGKSVLESTSGEEAKKFLLSLNTTKK; from the exons atgaACAACATAAAAGTGGAAAAGGATCTACCAGAAAATTCCAACACTAGCA gAAAACGACAACATGAGACAGAGCCACAAACTCCGCGAGAGAAGAAGAAACTGACGTTAGATGAGCAGTACGAAAAGCTGATCAAGATCAAGCTGCGATTTGTTGAAGAGAACAAAGGTGAGATACCCGCTCTCCATTTCGCGGCAAGGGTGTCCGATGTAGACGTTTGTCGGCGCCTCGTGGAGCAGGGCGCCGACGTCAACGAAAAATACGGCGTTCGAGGCGCCACTCCCCTGCACTACGCCGCTATGAACGCATCCCACGGAGAAGGTCTAATCGATTATTTCCTTGCAAAAGGGTGCGACATTGATACAGAAGATGCTCTTCATGATAAAGCTATCAAGTATGCCCTCcgagttgaaaatttcaagcttGCAATGCGAATGCACAAGCTCTCAGAAAAACGCAAAG CGTGCGAGTTTGGAGATCTGGAGATGTGCAAGTGGTTGCTGGAAGAGGCCAAAATTGACGTCAACAAGGTTGATATGAAAGACCAAGTTCTTGGTAAAGCTGCCAGGAACCGCAAAAATGAAGCTA AAGAGGCAGAAGAGTTGTTCAAGAGAGTTGCTGACACAAAGATCAAAATAGAGGGCAACAGTTTGTTGCACCATTGTTTTTCAAAGACTCTGCTTAGTTTAGACGCTGCAAAATTCGTGCATGAAAAGGACGGAGACCTCATCAATGAGATCAATGAAGacggaaataaaattctccaCCTCGCAGCGAGGAATGTAAACGTCGAAATGTGTCAGTGGCTGGTGGATCAGGGCCAAGACATCAACGCCGTGAACAAACAAACCTTTGCCAACTTTCTCCACTACGCTGctcaaaacagattttttggAGATTCGATCATTCAAGAATTTGGACATAATTTGCGCGGAATCGTGAACCAAATCGACGAAAACGTCTACACTCCACTCCATTACGCCATACTCAACGAAAGACAACACGACAAGGTTGCAGAGGCTTTGCTTGAACTCGGTGCTGATTTGCGCGTGAAAAGGAAAGGAAACAACTTCCTTCACTTCTGCATCTATATGGGCAAGTTGGAAAGTGCAAAATTCGTGCATGCCGAGGATAAAAATCTGATGAAGCAAAGGGGAGAGGAAGGCAAAACCACACTTCACATCGCTGTTGAGCACTTTGATGAAGAAATATGCGCATGGCTTGTGAAAGAGGGGTGTGATCCCCGAGAATTGACCGTCGGAGGAAAATCTGTGCTAGAATCCACTTCCGGTGAGGAGGCCAAGAAGTTTCTCCTATCTTTGAATACAACCAAGaagtag